The proteins below come from a single Oryzomicrobium terrae genomic window:
- a CDS encoding slipin family protein — protein sequence MPWESGISGAIFGGYGVVVVLLVVLAFASIRIFREYERGVVFTLGRFWKVKGPGLVIIVPAIQQVVRVDLRTIVLEVPTQDVISRDNVSVKVSAVVYLRVIDAAKAIIQVEDYLNATSQLAQTMLRSVLGKHQLDDMLAERERLNQDIQLALDAQTDTWGIKVSNVEIKQVDLTESMIRAIARQAEAERERRAKVIHAEGELQAAEKLFQAARILAQEPQAIQLRYLETLTVIGADKNTTVIFPLPMDLVNAFLERPRHP from the coding sequence ATGCCCTGGGAATCCGGAATATCCGGTGCCATCTTCGGCGGCTACGGCGTCGTCGTGGTGCTGCTGGTGGTGCTGGCGTTTGCATCGATCCGCATCTTCCGCGAGTACGAGCGGGGCGTGGTGTTCACCCTGGGCCGTTTCTGGAAGGTGAAGGGGCCGGGGCTGGTGATCATCGTCCCGGCCATCCAGCAGGTGGTGCGGGTCGATCTGCGCACCATTGTGCTGGAGGTGCCGACCCAGGACGTGATTTCCCGGGACAACGTGTCGGTCAAGGTCAGTGCCGTGGTCTATCTGCGCGTGATCGATGCGGCCAAGGCCATCATCCAGGTGGAGGATTACCTCAACGCCACCAGCCAGCTGGCCCAGACCATGTTGCGTTCGGTGCTCGGCAAGCACCAGTTGGACGACATGCTGGCGGAGCGGGAGCGGCTCAATCAGGACATCCAGTTGGCCCTCGATGCCCAGACCGACACCTGGGGCATCAAAGTGTCCAATGTCGAGATCAAGCAGGTGGATCTGACCGAATCGATGATCCGTGCCATCGCCCGCCAAGCGGAGGCGGAGCGGGAGCGGCGCGCCAAGGTCATTCATGCCGAGGGCGAGTTGCAGGCCGCTGAAAAACTTTTCCAGGCGGCCAGGATTCTTGCCCAGGAGCCTCAGGCGATCCAGTTGCGCTACCTGGAAACCCTGACGGTGATCGGCGCCGACAAGAACACCACGGTGATCTTTCCCCTGCCGATGGATCTGGTGAACGCTTTTCTCGAACGACCACGCCACCCCTGA